The proteins below come from a single Sphingomonas carotinifaciens genomic window:
- a CDS encoding glycosyltransferase, translating into MRIAVLGHVRQRIAQPFAGGMESHCWHLAAGLQARGHDVVLFASGDSDPRFTIDPVLPTHYEATFPWAEHRGSAPLIAHLDGGYDAACDRIAAGGFDVVHNNSLHRFPIEPGRTATVPTVTSLHVPPYDALHWFVRASAVPTHRLTVTSARQLTAWWPEGAPPEASVLHNGIDPALWPFVAQGDGSAAWCGRITPNKGPHLAAQAARIAGVPLTLFGPVEDPDYWHAEVEPLLGGDIRYGGHLGGAALAAAIGQASVFVFTPCWDEPFGLVAVEAMACGLPVAALDMGAAREIVGEAGCFATAGDVPGLADAILTAMALPRDVARKRVERSFTHDLWLDRCEALYRDVATARTPLAA; encoded by the coding sequence ATGAGGATCGCGGTCCTCGGCCATGTCCGCCAGCGCATCGCGCAACCCTTCGCCGGGGGCATGGAGTCGCATTGCTGGCATCTGGCGGCGGGGCTTCAGGCGCGCGGCCATGATGTCGTGCTGTTCGCGTCCGGCGACAGCGATCCCCGCTTCACCATCGATCCCGTCCTGCCGACCCATTACGAGGCGACCTTCCCTTGGGCGGAGCATCGCGGCTCTGCACCGCTGATCGCGCATCTCGACGGCGGCTATGACGCAGCATGCGACCGGATCGCGGCCGGTGGGTTCGACGTGGTGCACAATAACAGCCTGCACCGCTTCCCGATCGAGCCGGGTCGCACGGCCACGGTGCCGACCGTGACCTCGCTCCACGTTCCGCCCTATGACGCGCTGCATTGGTTCGTCCGGGCCAGTGCAGTGCCGACCCACCGGTTGACCGTGACCTCCGCCCGGCAACTTACCGCATGGTGGCCGGAGGGGGCGCCGCCCGAGGCATCCGTGCTGCACAATGGCATCGACCCCGCCCTGTGGCCGTTCGTCGCCCAAGGAGACGGCAGCGCCGCATGGTGCGGGCGGATCACCCCGAACAAGGGCCCGCATCTGGCCGCGCAGGCAGCGCGGATCGCGGGCGTGCCGCTCACCCTGTTCGGCCCGGTCGAGGACCCCGACTATTGGCATGCCGAGGTAGAGCCGCTGCTCGGCGGCGACATCCGCTATGGCGGGCATCTGGGCGGCGCGGCGCTCGCCGCTGCGATCGGCCAAGCCTCCGTCTTCGTCTTCACGCCCTGCTGGGACGAGCCTTTCGGACTGGTCGCCGTCGAGGCGATGGCATGCGGCCTGCCGGTTGCCGCATTGGACATGGGCGCCGCGCGCGAGATCGTCGGGGAGGCCGGATGCTTCGCCACCGCCGGCGACGTTCCCGGACTGGCGGACGCGATCCTCACGGCCATGGCCCTGCCGCGAGACGTCGCCCGCAAGCGCGTGGAGCGATCCTTCACCCACGACCTCTGGCTCGACCGCTGCGAGGCCTTGTACCGCGACGTGGCCACCGCGCGGACGCCGCTCGCCGCATGA